ATGCATTTATTATTCACCAACAAATTATGAAGCACATCGTTTGCTTCGTAAAATGCAAAATAAAAAGGATTTGTTTGATTATTTTCCAACATCAGATGCAGAAGCATTGTTTGCTAAATCGCCTTCAGCAAAAGAGTTTCCGGAAGATAACAGTATGATTCTACTAAACGATATGCAACGCATTGTTTATCCGGAAGGTGCAACGGAACAAAAAACCGAAATTATGATTAAGATTTTTAATCAGGCTGGTATTGATGCTTGGAAAGAATATTCAATTGGGTATAACGAATACACGCAACGTTTAATTATTGAAAAAGCAGAAGTATTTAAAGTGGATGGCAATAAAGTAAAAGCGGAGACAAACGGAAATCAAATGGTATTCACGTCCTTGGAAATTGGGGACGCCATTCACATGACCTATCGAATTGAAGAATATGTATACGGGCAATTGGCCGCACACTTTACCGACCGATTTAATATGAATTATAGTTTGCCAGTTGGACTTTGTAAATACAGTCTGATTGTGCCTGAAGATAAAAAATTCAATTATAAAGTAATAAATAGTGATTTGCAACCGGTTGTTTCTGCTCCGGAAGCAGGATATAAACTGTTGATGTTTGAGAAAACAAATTTGCCGGGGTTAAAGAACGAATCCTATATGCCTACATTAGATGATGTTGGAATGGTTATCGATATTTCATCTATTCCGGATTGGAAATTTATTAGTAATTGGTATGCCGATTTAGCAAATACAAAAGCTAAATCAGATTATGAAATAAAAGAAGCGGTTGCTGAAGTGTTTAAGGATAAGCCGAAAGATTTAACTCAATTGCAAAAGGCAAAATTGATTTATGAGTATATCGAAAAAAATGTAAGTTATAGTAGCGTTTCGTTTTTGCAAGGAGCATTTATTCCTCAAAAAGCATCTCGTACACTCAACACCAAGTTAGGGGATTGTAAAGATGTATCAACACTTTTTGTGGCCATGTGCCGAGAAGTAGGTGTAACGGCAAATCTGGTATTGGTTAGTACACGTGAAAATGGAGATAATTATTTAGTACAGCCAAGTGTTGGATTCAATCATTGTATCGCACATTTGATTGCGGATAATAAATCGTATTACATTGAATTAACCGATAACAAACTGCCTTTTTCAACATTGAGTACTTCCTTGTTGAATACCCCCATTCTAAATATTCCGAACGAATCAACAACGGTGATTGGCGAATTGGAGCGTTTAAAAACAGAAAATAGAATTCCGAATAACATTATGCGTAAAATGAATCTTTCATTTAATAATAATGATTTGCTGGCTTCACGAACAACCACTTGCACAGGAGTGTATACGTCAGGCACGCGCTATGATTATGCGGAGTTAGGAAAAGAAGAACAATTGAAATTGATGGCGCAAGCGGTTAGTGCGGATTTTACAACACCGGTGAAATTAACCGAATTAACATTTAGCGACCTATCTACACTAAAAGATACGATTAGTTATTCGCTTTCATTTACCGTGAGCAATGCAATGACGGATGTTGCAGGAATGAAGATTGTGAAGTTACCCTGGTCAGAAGCGCATTCGAGTTTAGATTTCTTATCGTTGGAAAAACGAACATTCCCTTTTAATGTGTATTCATTTACATCGTTGGAATATGCGATAGAAGAAATGACGATTGATATTCCAAAAGGAAAAGTATTGGTTGAATTGCCCAAAGCTGTGGTGATTAACAATGCATTGTTGTCTTATAGTTTGACGTTCAAGATGTCCGGTACAAAAATTCTGGCTACTCGCACAATGAAATACAATAAAGAGATTGTTAGTCCGGAAGAATATCTTGCGTTCAAAGATGCATTCACAAAAATTTCAGAAGCGGATGCAAAGCAGATTGCGTTTAAGTAGGATTATTTAAAATATTCTTCAACTCTTGTAGAAGCATTTTTTCGTATGTCAAACCAGAAGAGATTGTAATCTAATGCGTGTAAATTTCGTATTCGTTTGAAAAAAGGAGCATTTGTTTTTACCCATAAATTATTATCAGAAACATGTGCTTCTGATTTGTAATGTTTTTTTCTGTTTAAATTAAATAAAACTCCTCCTTCTCCGTAAGCTTTTGTAGTATCCATTTTCCATGTAATCGGATTGACAGACATTTTATTTCGTGTATGACTTTTTAGTCCGGTCCCTTCAAAAGTATATTTGAAAGATGACCAGGTGAGGAAACAATTGATTTCTTTCGCATCTTTGCAAGGAGTTAGCACTTCGTAAGTTGTTGTGTCAACCTCATATCCGATAATGTATGCACATACCAATTGCTTTTTCTTTTCCGGAGTATCAAAAAATTCTTTTATAAGTTTTCTGCAATGGGTTGTACCTTGACTATGGGATGCAATAATAATTGGCCGATTATGATTATAATGCTCTAAGTAATATTGAAATGCTTTTTTTACATCTTCATAGGCAAAGTCGAGTGCTTTTTCTCCGTTTCCTGTAGTATCCAAATAGCTTGTAATTCTGGCTTGTCGATACCTTGGGGCATATATTCTTCCAACTTGATTAAATGCTGTTGCTTGGTATTGCAACAAATATTTATCGATGTACTTATTTAATTGTTTGTTTTTCAAATTTGCATTCCATGTTTTTCCATATAAATACAATGTTGGATAAACATAAAAAACATCTACTTTTTTTAATGAATCATTCATCCATATTTCTGATTTAGGAATAATATCTGCGTAGTCTTTTCTGAAAGGTAAAGCGCACCAATTTTTCTCATTGCTATAGTCTGGTGCAGCTGGTTGTTCCTCAGCTTTGAATGCAGCCGGAGTGGTGATGCAACTTTGGAAAGAAAGTGCAGTAAAAAAGAAGAGGATTACTTTGTATATTAATGAATGTACGTTCATGTGACATAAATATACATCAATAGGTCTTCACATCATATATAAATAAAAAATCCTGCTTCAAATTGAAGCAGGATTTCTAGAAATTAAGTATGCTTTTGAATTACGATTCAGCCAAAACAATTACATTGTTGTTTTGAACTTCAACAACACCGCCATTGATTTCAAAATTTTCAACATGCTTTTTTGAATCCGTAACTTTTATTGTTCCTTTTTTCAAAGAAGCAATAATAGGAGCGTGATTTTTCAAGATACCGAAAGAACCTTCGGCACCCGGAAGTTTTACAGAATCAACTTCTCCGCTGTAAACCTTTTTATCTGGTGTTATTATTTCTAAATGCATAGTTTAAACTTTGAACTGTTTTATTTCGCTTCCGCTAAAATGCTCTTACCTTTTTCAATTGCATCTTCAATTGTTCCAACAAGGTTGAATGCTGCTTCAGGATATTGATCCACTTCACCATTCATAATCATGTTAAATCCTTTGATGGTATCTTCAATTGAAACGAATACACCTTTTAATCCTGTAAACTGTTCAGCAACGTGGAAAGGCTGAGATAAGAAACGTTGAACACGTCTTGCACGAGATACAACCAATTTGTCTTCTTCAGATAATTCGTCCATACCAAGGATTGCAATGATATCTTGTAATTCTTTGTAACGTTGTAAAATGGTTTTCACACGTTGAGCTGTTCCATAATGTGCTTCACCTAAAACAACCGGAGTTAAGATACGAGAAGTAGAATCCAATGGATCCACCGCAGGGTAAATTCCTAACTCAGCAATTTTACGATTCAATACGGTTGTTGCATCCAAATGGGCAAATGTTGTAGCAGGAGCCGGATCGGTTAAGTCATCCGCAGGAACGTAAACCGCTTGTACCGAAGTAATAGAACCACGTTTCGTTGAAGTAATACGCTCTTGCATCAATCCCATCTCAGTTGCCAATGTTGGTTGGTAACCTACCGCTGAAGGCATACGGCCTAACAACGCAGAAACCTCAGAACCAGCTTGTGTAAAACGGAAAATGTTATCGATAAAGAAAAGGATATCACGCCCACCTGATTTTTCATCACCATCACGGAAATATTCCGCCATTGTCAATCCTGACAAGGCAACACGAGCACGTGCTCCCGGAGGCTCGTTCATCTGACCGAACACCAAGGTTGCTTGTGATTTTTCTAACTCTTTTAAATCTACTTTTGATAAATCCCATCCGCCACTTTCCATAGAATGCTTAAATGCTTCTCCATAACGGATTACATTTGATTCAATCATCTCACGCAATAAATCGTTTCCTTCACGGGTACGCTCACCAACACCTGCGAATACAGATAAACCTTCGTATCCTTTAGCGATGTTGTTAATTAACTCCATAATCAATACGGTTTTACCTACACCGGCACCACCGAACAAACCAATTTTACCACCTTTTGCATAAGGCTCTAAAAGGTCAATTACTTTAATACCTGTAAACAAAACCTCTGTAGAAGTTGATAAATCTTCATACTTAGGAGGCATACGGTGAATTGGTGCACCACCTTTTTTGTCTGTTTGTTTAATACCGTCAATCGCATCTCCAACAACGTTGAATAAACGACCTTTTACCTGCTCACCAACAGGCATTGTGATTCCTGCACCGGTTGCGGTAACAGTCATACCACGATATAATCCGTCAGAAGAGTCCATCGCGATTGTTCGCACGGTGTCTTCTCCAACGTGTTTTTGTGTTTCTAAAATAACAACTTGGCCATTCGGTTTTACAACTTCTAATGCATCCAAAATGTTTGGTAATGTAGCTCCGCCTTCAAAACTTACGTCTATAACCGGACCAATTACTTGTGAAATTTTACCTGTTTGTGTCGACATTTTATATAAATGTTAATTTTTTAAAATTCGAGTGCGAAATTACATAATATTATTCATGTAAAAAATCGATTTTTCACTTTTTTATAATTAAATTTGATGCTTTAAATCATACACGGTTTTTTATAGAAAAGATAAGCGATTTAAGCCTTGATTTTTAATGAATTATCGAAAAGTGTTAACATTTTGTATGATAAATATCACATTGAATGAAGGTTTACTCCAATATTGAGGATTTTAAAGAGGTTAAAAATCCGATAGTTACCACCGGCACCTTTGACGGTGTTCACCTTGGTCACCAAAAAATTATTGCCCGGTTAAAAGATGTTGCTCAGAAACATCAGGGTGAAACCGTTCTCCTCACCTTTTATCCTCATCCTCGAATGGTTCTTTTTCCAGATGATAATGAGCTAAAACTCCTGAATACCCAGCAAGAAAAAATTGAATTACTAGAGAAATACGGCATCGACCACTTGATAATTCACCCTTTTACCAAAGAATTTTCCCGCCTCACCTCCGTGGAGTTTGTACGCAATATATTGGTGAATCAGTTACGCACGAATCGATTGATTATTGGCTATAACCATCATTTTGGAAGAAATAGGGAGGGTTCGTTCGAACATTTAAAGGAATTTGGACCGGTTTATGGATTTGATGTCGAAGAAATTCCGGCTAAGGATATTGATAGCATTGAGGTGAGCTCTACCAAAATACGTGTTGCTCTCCAGTCGGGTGATGTTGAAACGGCTAATACCTATCTCGGACATACGTATTCGATTACAGGTAAGGTGATAAAAGGCAATCAATTGGGCCGAACATTAGGTTATCCAACGGCTAATATTTTTATTGATGATAAGTATAAACTTATCCCTGCTGATGGTGTTTATGCTGTAAAGGTTGGTGTGCAAGGTAAATCCTATGGCGGAATGTTGAATGTAGGCAATAATCCTACAATTGATGGAAAGGGCAGAAGTATTGAAGTAAACCTTTTCGACTTTTCAGGAGATATTTATGGAGCTGACGCAACCATTTATTTTATTAAGCGTCTAAGAGATGAACAGAAGTTTAATGGTTTGGATGAGCTGAAAAATGCACTGGCAATTGATAAACAAAATGCGCTTAAAATAGTATCTGCTTGAAATTGAAAATCACATATCCCACATTTCTTAAAAAGCGTTTGATTGTCCTCTTGGTTTTCATTTCTACAGGAGCATTTTCTCAAACCGTTTTATTGGATTCACTTACCTTAGATACTTTGAAAGCGTTTACGAGTTTAGAGGATGCCCTTAAAAATCCAGAAAAAGTAATTAAGCTGGAATTGCGTAGGAAAAAGTTGAAATCATTTCCGATGGAGATTTTGAAATTTCCAAATCTTCAATACCTCGACCTAACCAAAAACGACATTAAAGAATTGCCTGCAGAAATAGCACAGCTTAAAAACTTGCAATATTTTTCAATTTCCAAAAATGGATTGGAAGAATTTCCACCTGAAATTGGTCAGCTCACGAACTTGTTTTATTTAAACGCCAATCAAAATGAGTTAACCTCTATTCCTGCAACCATTGGTAAATTGATAAAGCTTAAAAATTTGGATTTATGGAGCAATAATATCGATCGCTTCCCTGATGAATTGAAAGATTTAAGAAGCTTGTTAGTATTGGATTTGCGTGTTATTTTAATTCCGGATGCACAACAGAGTAACATTCAAGCCATGTTGCCTCGAGCGAAAGTGTATTTCTCTCCTTATTGTAAATGCCAGCAGTAGCGAAACAGATTTAGTTTTTCGAATTCTAAAATTCTAAAAGTCAAAAAATCTAAAATTTGTTATATGAACTTTCATCTTCAATTTCCCATTCATCCTTTTCCTCAAAAGATAAACTATTCACATTCATTTGTATTCATTGGTTCTTGCTTTTCTGAGAACATTTCGGAAATCATGAACATGCATAAGTTCAACGTTGTAGAAAACTCACATGGGGTTTTGTATAATCCGGCAAGCATTGCTGTTGCATTGCGCAGAGTTATCAAAAATGATTGGATGACGGAAAATGAATTGTTTTTGCAAATGATTGTTGGAATTCATGGGAACACCACAGTCGGTTTTCTCACCCCAACAAACAAAAATGTTTAGAAAACATCAATTCAAAAATATCCGAAACACATGTTGCACTAAAGAGTGCCGATTGGCTTTGTATTACATTAGGTTCTGCATTTGTATACAAACGAGCCGAGCAATTGGTAGGAAACTGTCACAAGCTGCCGCAAAAGGAATTTGTAAAAACAATGTTGACGAGCTCCGAAATTATAGAGGAGTATACCTCTTTGATTAAAGAGTTAATTGCATTTAATCCAAAATTAAAA
This window of the Bacteroidota bacterium genome carries:
- a CDS encoding DUF3857 domain-containing protein, with translation MKNIKSILFFLLFSISFQSILKANDNLKKGWEAFISNKRTEAIGFFKAATTDPLSKAEASLALSIISRGNGNTSDAFKYYFDFYKTSENSYPYAFALWTSISVNGGYNKKNKEQVAYLKAVANDPKANSSMQSMANSMLGYHFQRSNDFKNGKLYFDKINVVQFCQAVGQFENVSGSGFHKDFGVLENPSASAVFKNKVGADVKWFNVKNIRNDKWFDFSYCFNSDDAVCYAQAFVNSPIDQEVILRAGASGAIKIWLNDKNVCSIIEEQSTDIDVYGYKVKLNKGYNRILVQTGKSELSRANFIVRLFDLNENNLNNLTYATEAQSYTKEVAYEVKEISFFADTFFKEKLKTDPNNFLSLLMLGEIYLRNDKAYEARKAFNQAAVIAPSCTYLKERLIECYSRDENTTLLTKAVESIKSNDPDSYYAIREFYSDAVDKEDYDEAERILEKMIALYGESIVTDALKLDIVVKRKKYDNIVTIGKELYSKYPDNWEIVNLKYTIEISVNKDYDKANDILVKYLKTNNNEAASNTLASNYFKKGAIQKGFDIYLKRTQDYPYATGYYESVSDLYFSQQDYATAEKWMKIVLEYCPYYGEYWNQLGKIYEAMNKTEDAKMAFAKCIYYSPTNYEAHRLLRKMQNKKDLFDYFPTSDAEALFAKSPSAKEFPEDNSMILLNDMQRIVYPEGATEQKTEIMIKIFNQAGIDAWKEYSIGYNEYTQRLIIEKAEVFKVDGNKVKAETNGNQMVFTSLEIGDAIHMTYRIEEYVYGQLAAHFTDRFNMNYSLPVGLCKYSLIVPEDKKFNYKVINSDLQPVVSAPEAGYKLLMFEKTNLPGLKNESYMPTLDDVGMVIDISSIPDWKFISNWYADLANTKAKSDYEIKEAVAEVFKDKPKDLTQLQKAKLIYEYIEKNVSYSSVSFLQGAFIPQKASRTLNTKLGDCKDVSTLFVAMCREVGVTANLVLVSTRENGDNYLVQPSVGFNHCIAHLIADNKSYYIELTDNKLPFSTLSTSLLNTPILNIPNESTTVIGELERLKTENRIPNNIMRKMNLSFNNNDLLASRTTTCTGVYTSGTRYDYAELGKEEQLKLMAQAVSADFTTPVKLTELTFSDLSTLKDTISYSLSFTVSNAMTDVAGMKIVKLPWSEAHSSLDFLSLEKRTFPFNVYSFTSLEYAIEEMTIDIPKGKVLVELPKAVVINNALLSYSLTFKMSGTKILATRTMKYNKEIVSPEEYLAFKDAFTKISEADAKQIAFK
- a CDS encoding DUF3089 domain-containing protein, whose translation is MNVHSLIYKVILFFFTALSFQSCITTPAAFKAEEQPAAPDYSNEKNWCALPFRKDYADIIPKSEIWMNDSLKKVDVFYVYPTLYLYGKTWNANLKNKQLNKYIDKYLLQYQATAFNQVGRIYAPRYRQARITSYLDTTGNGEKALDFAYEDVKKAFQYYLEHYNHNRPIIIASHSQGTTHCRKLIKEFFDTPEKKKQLVCAYIIGYEVDTTTYEVLTPCKDAKEINCFLTWSSFKYTFEGTGLKSHTRNKMSVNPITWKMDTTKAYGEGGVLFNLNRKKHYKSEAHVSDNNLWVKTNAPFFKRIRNLHALDYNLFWFDIRKNASTRVEEYFK
- the atpC gene encoding ATP synthase F1 subunit epsilon, whose product is MHLEIITPDKKVYSGEVDSVKLPGAEGSFGILKNHAPIIASLKKGTIKVTDSKKHVENFEINGGVVEVQNNNVIVLAES
- a CDS encoding F0F1 ATP synthase subunit beta, whose amino-acid sequence is MSTQTGKISQVIGPVIDVSFEGGATLPNILDALEVVKPNGQVVILETQKHVGEDTVRTIAMDSSDGLYRGMTVTATGAGITMPVGEQVKGRLFNVVGDAIDGIKQTDKKGGAPIHRMPPKYEDLSTSTEVLFTGIKVIDLLEPYAKGGKIGLFGGAGVGKTVLIMELINNIAKGYEGLSVFAGVGERTREGNDLLREMIESNVIRYGEAFKHSMESGGWDLSKVDLKELEKSQATLVFGQMNEPPGARARVALSGLTMAEYFRDGDEKSGGRDILFFIDNIFRFTQAGSEVSALLGRMPSAVGYQPTLATEMGLMQERITSTKRGSITSVQAVYVPADDLTDPAPATTFAHLDATTVLNRKIAELGIYPAVDPLDSTSRILTPVVLGEAHYGTAQRVKTILQRYKELQDIIAILGMDELSEEDKLVVSRARRVQRFLSQPFHVAEQFTGLKGVFVSIEDTIKGFNMIMNGEVDQYPEAAFNLVGTIEDAIEKGKSILAEAK
- a CDS encoding bifunctional riboflavin kinase/FAD synthetase — its product is MKVYSNIEDFKEVKNPIVTTGTFDGVHLGHQKIIARLKDVAQKHQGETVLLTFYPHPRMVLFPDDNELKLLNTQQEKIELLEKYGIDHLIIHPFTKEFSRLTSVEFVRNILVNQLRTNRLIIGYNHHFGRNREGSFEHLKEFGPVYGFDVEEIPAKDIDSIEVSSTKIRVALQSGDVETANTYLGHTYSITGKVIKGNQLGRTLGYPTANIFIDDKYKLIPADGVYAVKVGVQGKSYGGMLNVGNNPTIDGKGRSIEVNLFDFSGDIYGADATIYFIKRLRDEQKFNGLDELKNALAIDKQNALKIVSA
- a CDS encoding leucine-rich repeat domain-containing protein — encoded protein: MKLKITYPTFLKKRLIVLLVFISTGAFSQTVLLDSLTLDTLKAFTSLEDALKNPEKVIKLELRRKKLKSFPMEILKFPNLQYLDLTKNDIKELPAEIAQLKNLQYFSISKNGLEEFPPEIGQLTNLFYLNANQNELTSIPATIGKLIKLKNLDLWSNNIDRFPDELKDLRSLLVLDLRVILIPDAQQSNIQAMLPRAKVYFSPYCKCQQ
- a CDS encoding GSCFA domain-containing protein, with product MNFHLQFPIHPFPQKINYSHSFVFIGSCFSENISEIMNMHKFNVVENSHGVLYNPASIAVALRRVIKNDWMTENELFLQMIVGIHGNTTVGFLTPTNKNV